A part of Kitasatospora kifunensis genomic DNA contains:
- a CDS encoding response regulator produces the protein MTDFSASDHRPIRVLLADDEELIRHGVRLILRHAEGIEVVGEASNGEEAVRVAGQTHPDVALIDIRMPVLDGLATIERLLALHPRPQVVMLTTFGDEKNVTRALRSGATGFLLKDEGPQELISAVRAAAAGDAVLSPKVTRTVIERMLDPEAGRSGPEGASATACGSVPGQQLAALTGRERDVLALLGQGLANAEIGRQLGIGVGTVKTHVSAVLVKTGTDSRVQAAVLAYRTGLLS, from the coding sequence GTGACCGACTTCTCCGCCTCCGACCACCGCCCGATCCGGGTCCTGCTCGCCGACGACGAGGAGTTGATCCGGCACGGCGTGCGGCTGATCCTGCGTCATGCCGAAGGCATCGAGGTGGTCGGCGAGGCGAGCAATGGCGAGGAGGCCGTGCGGGTCGCCGGCCAGACCCACCCCGACGTGGCCCTGATCGACATCCGGATGCCCGTGCTCGACGGGCTCGCCACGATCGAGCGGCTGCTGGCCCTGCACCCCCGGCCGCAGGTCGTCATGCTCACCACGTTCGGCGACGAGAAGAACGTGACGCGCGCGCTGCGGTCCGGCGCCACCGGCTTCCTCCTCAAGGACGAGGGCCCGCAGGAGCTGATCAGCGCGGTACGGGCCGCCGCCGCGGGCGACGCGGTCCTCTCACCCAAGGTCACCCGCACCGTCATCGAGCGCATGCTCGACCCGGAGGCCGGCAGGTCGGGACCCGAGGGGGCGTCAGCGACGGCCTGCGGTTCCGTCCCCGGACAGCAGCTGGCAGCGCTCACCGGCCGGGAACGCGACGTCCTCGCGCTGCTGGGCCAGGGCCTGGCCAACGCGGAGATCGGCCGTCAACTGGGCATCGGCGTGGGCACGGTGAAGACCCACGTCAGCGCCGTCCTGGTGAAGACGGGCACGGACAGCCGGGTCCAGGCGGCGGTCCTCGCCTACCGGACGGGGCTGCTCTCCTGA
- a CDS encoding TerD family protein — protein sequence MGVVLTRGGNVSLGEVAPGLGTVLVGLGWTALDGCELDASALLCDQAGRAGDQNFVFFNNLRSPDGSVRHLGAAPAGSVDREQIEVDLRAVPGEVEKIAFAVAVYEAVQRRQTFGQVRSAHIRLTDPAGGAELVRYDLPQAAAGESAMVFGELYRHHGGWKFRAVGQGYASGLAGIAADFGVRVLQPVPASVPSTPAPAPVSSPTPAPAPAPGVARSTAGSASVTCFFDPVHGTGGTRVVWSPQWGAPREVHACGACAQRVLTTQPPFYTPPQPIESVHPQPAYSQPAYPQPVQPAYPQPVQPGYPPVGGRPQPTGPDQGRRFGTGALIGAGAAGILGGILLDEALSDDEPDVVVNNYYEDDGFF from the coding sequence ATGGGCGTGGTCCTGACAAGGGGCGGCAACGTGTCCCTGGGCGAGGTGGCGCCGGGTCTGGGCACCGTGCTCGTGGGGCTGGGGTGGACCGCCCTCGACGGGTGCGAGCTCGATGCGAGCGCGCTGCTCTGCGACCAGGCGGGCAGGGCCGGTGACCAGAACTTCGTCTTCTTCAACAACCTGCGCAGCCCGGACGGTTCGGTGCGCCACCTCGGCGCCGCTCCGGCCGGGTCGGTGGACCGGGAGCAGATCGAGGTCGATCTGCGCGCCGTTCCCGGCGAGGTGGAGAAGATCGCCTTCGCGGTCGCCGTCTACGAGGCGGTGCAGCGTCGGCAGACCTTCGGTCAGGTCCGCAGCGCACACATCCGTCTGACCGACCCCGCCGGCGGCGCGGAGCTGGTCCGTTACGACCTGCCGCAAGCGGCCGCGGGCGAGAGCGCGATGGTCTTCGGCGAGCTCTACCGCCACCACGGCGGGTGGAAGTTCCGCGCGGTCGGCCAGGGCTACGCCTCGGGGCTGGCCGGGATCGCGGCCGACTTCGGCGTGCGGGTGCTCCAGCCGGTCCCGGCCTCCGTACCGAGTACCCCTGCGCCCGCCCCGGTCAGCTCGCCCACGCCCGCACCGGCGCCCGCGCCCGGAGTGGCCCGGTCCACGGCAGGCAGTGCCTCCGTGACGTGTTTCTTCGATCCTGTGCACGGAACCGGCGGCACGCGCGTCGTGTGGTCGCCGCAGTGGGGCGCCCCGCGCGAGGTCCACGCGTGCGGGGCCTGCGCGCAGCGGGTGCTGACCACGCAGCCGCCCTTCTACACCCCGCCCCAGCCGATCGAATCCGTCCACCCCCAACCCGCTTACTCCCAGCCCGCCTACCCGCAGCCCGTGCAGCCCGCCTACCCGCAGCCTGTGCAGCCCGGGTACCCGCCCGTCGGCGGCCGTCCCCAGCCGACCGGGCCGGACCAGGGCCGCCGGTTCGGCACCGGGGCACTGATCGGCGCCGGCGCGGCCGGCATCCTCGGCGGCATCCTGCTGGACGAGGCGCTGAGCGATGACGAACCCGACGTGGTGGTCAACAACTACTACGAGGACGACGGCTTCTTCTAG
- a CDS encoding flavodoxin family protein, translating into MRTVIVCASVSHGNTRRVADTMARVLSAKVVSPEEVELAELADADLVGFGSGVFYSRLHPRLTDFVKALPSGRGRAFVFATSGLPELPLAPFTRPLVRLLEGKGFEVDGSFACRAFDTWTPFKLVGGINKQRPNVDDLAAARAFAERLRDGRGPVS; encoded by the coding sequence ATGAGGACCGTCATCGTCTGCGCCTCCGTGTCGCACGGCAATACGCGTCGTGTCGCCGACACCATGGCCCGGGTACTGAGCGCGAAGGTCGTCTCCCCCGAGGAGGTCGAACTGGCCGAGCTGGCCGACGCCGACCTCGTGGGATTCGGCTCGGGCGTCTTCTACAGCAGGCTCCATCCCCGTCTGACCGACTTCGTCAAGGCGCTTCCCAGCGGGCGGGGCCGGGCGTTCGTGTTCGCCACCAGCGGGCTGCCCGAGCTACCGCTGGCGCCTTTCACCCGACCCCTGGTCCGGCTCCTCGAAGGCAAGGGCTTCGAGGTGGACGGGAGCTTCGCGTGCCGGGCGTTCGACACCTGGACGCCCTTCAAGCTCGTCGGCGGCATCAACAAGCAGCGGCCGAACGTCGATGACCTGGCCGCCGCGCGGGCGTTCGCCGAGCGGCTGCGCGACGGGAGGGGGCCGGTGTCCTGA
- a CDS encoding transglycosylase domain-containing protein — protein sequence MSKSSSRPSRPLVLLSSGVRLIGASGVAGVLLAGMALPFVGGVGLGAKDSVDSFNSLPSDFKTPPLSQASTIYDASGGVIATVYDRDRTVVPSDQISPLVKSALVDIEDNRFYQHGAIDPKGLARALDSNASGGGTQGASTLTQQYVKNVFVDEAGNNAAAVQQAQRQTLGRKIQEMKYAISVEQTLTKDQILTNYLNITFFGENAYGVQAAAQRYFSTDAKDLTLPEAALLAGIEQSPTNYDPIVHLDNAKARRDTVLKKMAQYGTITQAAADQAIATPIQLHVTSAHQGCITAKAGEGFFCDYVKNIMLSDPAFGANAADRQALWSRGGLQIHTTIDPKAQGAVNASMADNANASDKPAAVMSVVQPGTGRILAMGQSRPYGYGSDQTVINLNVSKAMGGGQGFPTGSTFKPIVAAAALENGMGADTNFNVPYSMPWPAMKDCQGGTYKQSGEVHNDSTSEAGNMGMPQALAASINTYFAMLEGQVGLCTVDQMANRLGITQQSGGDKLQVVPSMTLGVNALTPLQMAGVYATFAAHGTFCTPIAISSVTGPDGKNVAVPSANCSPVMSPNTADTISAMLQGVVQDGGTASGEGLTDRQSAGKTGTTNDGKQAWFIGYTPDLVGATVVSDTGSQEPLQGQNFGSGPIESAFGAQVAGPVWHEAMQSIVAGTPVNSFPDVQLPSAPPQNNPGGPTDGASPTDGASPTDGAAAGQ from the coding sequence ATGTCGAAGTCCTCTTCCCGCCCTTCCCGTCCACTGGTGCTGCTCTCCTCGGGCGTCCGTCTGATCGGTGCGAGCGGCGTGGCCGGTGTCCTTCTGGCCGGTATGGCTCTTCCGTTCGTGGGCGGAGTGGGCCTGGGTGCGAAGGACTCGGTCGACAGTTTCAACAGTCTGCCGAGCGACTTCAAGACGCCGCCGCTCTCGCAGGCCTCCACGATCTATGACGCGAGCGGCGGTGTGATCGCCACCGTCTACGACCGTGACCGCACGGTGGTGCCGAGCGACCAGATATCCCCGCTGGTGAAGTCGGCGTTGGTCGACATCGAGGACAACCGCTTCTACCAGCACGGCGCCATCGACCCCAAGGGCCTGGCGCGGGCGTTGGACAGCAACGCGAGTGGTGGCGGCACCCAGGGCGCGTCCACGCTGACCCAGCAGTACGTCAAGAACGTCTTCGTGGACGAGGCCGGCAACAACGCGGCGGCCGTGCAGCAGGCGCAGCGTCAGACCCTGGGACGCAAGATCCAGGAGATGAAGTACGCGATCAGTGTCGAGCAGACCCTGACCAAGGACCAGATCCTCACCAACTACCTCAACATCACCTTCTTCGGTGAGAACGCCTACGGGGTCCAGGCGGCGGCCCAGCGGTACTTCAGCACCGACGCGAAGGACCTGACGCTCCCGGAGGCCGCGCTGCTGGCCGGTATCGAGCAGTCGCCCACCAACTACGACCCGATCGTGCATCTGGACAACGCGAAGGCACGGCGCGACACGGTGCTGAAGAAGATGGCCCAGTACGGGACCATCACCCAGGCCGCGGCCGACCAGGCGATCGCCACGCCGATCCAGCTCCACGTCACCTCGGCGCACCAGGGGTGCATCACGGCCAAGGCGGGCGAGGGCTTCTTCTGCGACTACGTGAAGAACATCATGCTCTCCGACCCGGCGTTCGGCGCCAATGCCGCGGACCGGCAGGCGCTGTGGAGCCGGGGCGGGCTGCAGATCCACACCACCATCGACCCGAAGGCGCAGGGCGCGGTGAACGCCTCGATGGCGGACAACGCGAACGCCTCCGACAAGCCGGCGGCCGTGATGAGCGTGGTGCAGCCGGGCACCGGCAGGATCCTGGCGATGGGGCAGAGCCGGCCCTACGGGTACGGCAGCGACCAGACCGTGATCAACCTGAACGTCAGCAAGGCGATGGGCGGCGGTCAGGGGTTCCCGACCGGTTCGACGTTCAAGCCGATCGTGGCGGCCGCGGCGCTGGAGAACGGCATGGGCGCCGACACGAACTTCAACGTGCCGTACAGCATGCCCTGGCCCGCGATGAAGGACTGCCAGGGCGGCACCTACAAGCAGAGCGGCGAGGTCCACAACGACTCCACCTCGGAGGCCGGGAACATGGGGATGCCGCAGGCGCTGGCAGCCTCGATCAACACCTACTTCGCCATGCTGGAGGGGCAGGTCGGCCTGTGCACGGTGGACCAGATGGCCAACAGGCTCGGCATCACCCAGCAGTCGGGCGGTGACAAGCTCCAGGTGGTCCCCTCGATGACGCTGGGCGTCAACGCCCTGACGCCGCTGCAGATGGCCGGCGTGTACGCCACCTTCGCCGCCCACGGCACCTTCTGCACGCCGATCGCGATCAGCTCGGTGACCGGCCCGGACGGCAAGAACGTGGCCGTCCCGTCGGCCAACTGCTCCCCGGTCATGTCGCCGAACACGGCCGACACGATCAGCGCGATGCTGCAGGGCGTGGTGCAGGACGGTGGCACCGCCAGCGGCGAGGGTCTGACCGACCGCCAGTCCGCCGGCAAGACCGGTACCACCAACGACGGCAAGCAGGCCTGGTTCATCGGCTACACCCCGGACCTGGTGGGCGCCACCGTGGTCAGCGACACCGGCAGCCAGGAGCCCTTGCAGGGGCAGAACTTCGGCAGCGGCCCGATCGAGTCCGCCTTCGGCGCGCAGGTGGCGGGCCCGGTCTGGCACGAGGCGATGCAGTCCATCGTGGCCGGCACCCCGGTCAACTCCTTCCCCGACGTCCAACTGCCCAGCGCACCCCCGCAGAACAACCCCGGTGGCCCGACCGACGGTGCTTCCCCGACCGACGGCGCCTCCCCGACGGACGGGGCCGCTGCCGGCCAGTGA
- a CDS encoding sensor histidine kinase, which translates to MAPISRNPFTAPAKQGRGLWRALAEVTGGALLMLLTQLILRGPGPSDEVRLRLGVLALALIAVRRRFPTMSLLGISVVLGLLPAAGLPAAMAAYTTVKHLTAPRRRSAVLLASAVLATLTCAAFAPHIGFGSHSFGLAVGAVLAATTLVVPGLLGSSGGQEDRLLRALRERAAAAEAARRLAESESRIHERSRIAAEMHDLIGHRLSVISLHTGGLEMALQQQSPELRDEAALVRRSVAEAMRELREVLGVLGPLERDTGTDALTDTTGTRSDVEALAEESRSGGIPVDLTWEGPDLDDRAAQVRRAVHRVVRESLTNVHRYAPGARVTVAVTHTDDRVAVLVRNGLPPVAPPAETGLGTGRGHVGLRERVALLGGTLEVGPTPAGGFAVTARIPAQPTPGASLAATGAPAPESALEPRFDQVSAGVQRRAVNALSGLLGLIGVGVLMMCGLLLVSQAFPESVSPRDRDPEPPRIGMSRAMVGQAVYGDNPLARAAATGREPAHPPSVTSCMYSTMSFDHSTSPTAGAEQDPEHFDITRYCFRGDTLATIDRFTVPMVSRTPPWETP; encoded by the coding sequence ATGGCCCCCATCTCCCGAAATCCGTTCACGGCCCCTGCCAAACAGGGCCGGGGGCTGTGGCGCGCGCTCGCGGAAGTGACCGGCGGCGCGCTGCTGATGCTCCTCACCCAGCTGATCCTGCGGGGCCCGGGCCCGTCCGACGAGGTCAGGCTCCGCCTCGGCGTCCTCGCCCTTGCTCTGATCGCCGTGCGCCGTCGCTTCCCCACGATGAGTCTGCTGGGCATCTCCGTCGTGCTGGGCCTGCTGCCGGCCGCCGGGCTGCCGGCCGCCATGGCCGCGTACACCACGGTCAAGCACCTGACGGCCCCTCGGCGCCGGAGCGCCGTGCTGCTCGCCTCGGCCGTGCTGGCGACGCTGACCTGCGCCGCCTTCGCCCCACACATCGGGTTCGGCAGCCACTCGTTCGGGCTCGCGGTCGGCGCCGTACTCGCCGCCACCACGCTGGTGGTGCCGGGACTCCTCGGCAGCTCGGGCGGGCAGGAGGACCGGCTGCTGCGGGCGCTTCGGGAACGGGCTGCCGCCGCGGAGGCGGCCCGTCGGCTGGCGGAGAGCGAGTCGCGGATCCATGAACGGTCGCGGATCGCCGCGGAGATGCACGACCTGATCGGTCACCGGCTCAGCGTGATCTCGCTGCACACCGGTGGCCTGGAGATGGCATTGCAGCAGCAGTCGCCCGAACTGCGCGACGAGGCGGCCCTGGTGCGCCGGTCCGTCGCGGAGGCGATGCGGGAACTGCGCGAAGTACTGGGTGTGCTGGGCCCGTTGGAGCGGGACACCGGGACCGACGCGCTGACCGACACGACGGGTACCCGGTCCGATGTCGAGGCGCTGGCCGAGGAGTCGCGCTCCGGTGGCATACCCGTCGATCTCACCTGGGAGGGCCCCGACCTGGACGACCGCGCGGCGCAGGTGCGGCGTGCGGTGCACCGGGTGGTGCGCGAGTCGCTGACCAACGTGCACCGGTACGCCCCCGGAGCCCGGGTCACCGTGGCGGTCACCCACACCGACGACCGGGTGGCGGTGCTCGTACGCAACGGGCTCCCGCCCGTGGCCCCGCCTGCGGAGACCGGTCTGGGTACGGGGCGTGGCCACGTCGGGCTGCGGGAACGGGTGGCGCTGCTCGGCGGCACCCTGGAGGTGGGCCCGACACCGGCCGGTGGCTTCGCGGTGACGGCACGGATCCCGGCGCAGCCGACCCCGGGAGCGAGTCTGGCCGCCACGGGCGCTCCGGCGCCTGAATCGGCGTTGGAGCCGCGCTTCGACCAGGTATCCGCCGGTGTCCAACGCCGTGCCGTGAATGCCCTCAGCGGGCTGCTCGGCCTCATCGGCGTGGGCGTGCTGATGATGTGCGGCCTCTTGCTGGTCAGTCAGGCGTTCCCGGAATCCGTCTCCCCCCGCGATCGCGATCCCGAGCCGCCCCGGATCGGGATGTCCCGCGCGATGGTGGGACAGGCCGTGTACGGGGACAACCCACTGGCGCGCGCGGCGGCGACGGGTCGGGAGCCGGCCCACCCGCCGTCCGTGACGAGCTGCATGTACTCGACGATGTCGTTCGACCACTCCACCTCGCCGACCGCAGGCGCCGAGCAGGACCCCGAGCACTTCGACATCACCCGCTACTGCTTCCGTGGCGATACGTTGGCCACGATCGACCGCTTCACCGTACCCATGGTGTCGCGCACACCACCGTGGGAGACACCGTGA
- a CDS encoding ABC transporter ATP-binding protein, translating into MSIQAAAPVPAHSPTGPAAARATGLCKVYGQGDTRVVALDSVSLEFGRGRFTAIMGPSGSGKSTLMHCMAGLDSLSTGSAQIGDTELSSLNDRQLTRLRRDSIGFVFQAFNLLPTLTALENITLPLAIAGRKPDQQWLDAVVATVGLSGRLSHRPAQLSGGQQQRVAVARALASRPEIVFADEPTGNLDSRSGSEILGFLRDSVRELGQTIVMVTHDPAAAAYADRVVFLADGRLTDELLAPTAEGVLDRMRQFDAKVRTS; encoded by the coding sequence ATGTCAATACAGGCAGCCGCCCCCGTGCCCGCCCACTCCCCCACGGGCCCTGCCGCCGCCCGGGCCACCGGGCTGTGCAAGGTCTACGGCCAGGGCGATACCCGGGTCGTCGCCCTGGACTCGGTCTCGTTGGAGTTCGGACGTGGCCGGTTCACCGCGATCATGGGGCCTTCCGGCTCCGGCAAGTCGACGCTGATGCACTGCATGGCGGGTCTCGACTCGCTCTCCACCGGCTCCGCACAGATCGGTGACACCGAGCTGTCCAGCCTGAACGACCGACAGCTCACCCGGCTGCGCCGCGACAGCATCGGATTCGTCTTCCAGGCGTTCAACCTGCTCCCCACCCTGACGGCGCTGGAGAACATCACGCTGCCGCTGGCCATCGCGGGCCGCAAGCCGGACCAGCAGTGGCTGGACGCGGTCGTGGCGACCGTGGGCCTGTCCGGACGGCTGAGCCACCGCCCCGCTCAGCTGTCCGGCGGCCAGCAGCAGCGTGTCGCCGTGGCCCGCGCCCTCGCCTCCCGGCCGGAGATCGTCTTCGCGGACGAGCCGACCGGCAACCTGGACTCCCGCTCCGGCTCCGAGATCCTGGGCTTCCTGCGGGACTCCGTACGGGAGTTGGGTCAGACCATCGTGATGGTCACCCACGACCCGGCGGCCGCCGCCTACGCCGACCGCGTGGTCTTCCTCGCCGACGGCCGACTCACCGACGAGCTGCTCGCACCGACCGCCGAGGGCGTCCTGGACCGGATGCGGCAGTTCGACGCCAAGGTCCGCACGAGCTGA
- a CDS encoding ABC transporter permease, with the protein MLRTALRNVFAHKTRLLMTALAITLGVAFVCGTLVFGDTVAQALRGASAKSFKDVAVSVQAESQQNTDDEANNTRTTALTSELVDKVRAVPGVTSVHAIVDGAATLAAKDGRPLNADNSWQNLAINYAPDTPNTDRDSRFPLSAGRAPTTSDEMALDRRTAEKAGYAIGDVVRFAVQGPTLTKKLVGIVTTDDPRVTAGGSLALFDTGTAQQLFLQAGRFDELAIGSAPGTDNHELTSRIRALLPAEGITVTSGAQLANEQAQLIAESTKALTRMLLAFAGLALFVGVFVIANTFTMLIAQRSRETALLRAVGASRRQVVRAVLTEAGLLGLGASATGIALGIGIASAMRPILNAGGAGLPDGPLVISTDALLRSLLVGVGVTVLAAWLPARKAAKVAPVEALTTVDLTPPRRSLVLRNSLGALFTGVGLLTMLYVSTRKNGADSNLEAAALGCALMLTGMIVIAPLLSRPLVRLAGAATTRLFGVSGKLAKENALRNPRRTAATASALMIGLTLITSLSVTGSSMNAALKTAAVAGLTADYKVSISGAATIDPALAAKVAQVPGVAESVPVASAALVARGKGATLTGADPQLLAKVSSLRFSSGSLADLGPGRIALSDRLAKDTGLSKGDTFQGTVGGSRNKKELTVVAVYRQTRAFGGAIGTMDDVLPHAFVTGKLDSILVRAASDRNASGLEQDIRQALGNSPLLRVQNQDQLTKEQSGEGDAMLNMMYGLLGMTVVIAVFGVINTLAMSVFERTREIGLLRAIGLDNRGVKQMVRLESVVISLFGTALGIGTGIFLAWACGSLSTSTLPQYETVLPWARLALLLLLGPAIGVLAALWPARRAARLNMLRAIGAQ; encoded by the coding sequence ATGCTGCGTACAGCCCTGCGCAACGTCTTCGCGCACAAAACCCGTTTGCTCATGACCGCCCTCGCGATCACCCTCGGCGTCGCCTTCGTCTGCGGCACGCTCGTCTTCGGCGACACCGTCGCCCAGGCCCTTCGCGGCGCCTCCGCCAAGAGCTTCAAGGACGTCGCCGTATCCGTACAGGCCGAATCCCAGCAGAACACCGACGACGAGGCGAACAACACCCGCACCACGGCGCTCACCAGTGAGCTCGTCGACAAGGTCCGTGCCGTGCCCGGCGTCACGTCCGTGCACGCCATCGTCGACGGCGCCGCCACCCTGGCGGCCAAGGACGGCCGACCGCTGAACGCCGACAACAGCTGGCAGAACCTGGCGATCAACTACGCACCGGACACACCGAACACGGACCGGGACAGCCGCTTCCCCCTCAGCGCCGGACGCGCCCCCACCACGAGCGACGAGATGGCTCTGGACCGGCGTACCGCCGAGAAGGCCGGCTACGCCATCGGTGACGTGGTCCGCTTCGCCGTCCAGGGCCCCACCCTCACCAAGAAGCTGGTCGGCATCGTCACCACCGACGACCCGCGGGTGACCGCGGGCGGCAGCCTCGCGCTCTTCGACACCGGCACCGCACAGCAACTCTTCCTGCAGGCGGGCCGGTTCGACGAGCTGGCCATCGGCTCCGCACCCGGCACCGACAACCATGAGCTCACCAGCAGGATCCGCGCGCTGCTGCCCGCCGAGGGCATCACGGTCACCAGCGGAGCCCAGCTCGCCAACGAGCAGGCGCAGCTGATCGCCGAGAGCACCAAGGCGCTCACCCGGATGCTCCTGGCCTTCGCCGGGCTCGCGCTGTTCGTCGGCGTCTTCGTCATCGCCAACACCTTCACCATGCTGATCGCTCAGCGAAGCCGGGAGACCGCGCTGCTGCGCGCCGTAGGGGCCTCGCGCCGCCAGGTCGTCCGCGCGGTCCTCACCGAGGCCGGGCTTCTGGGACTCGGCGCCTCCGCGACCGGCATCGCGCTCGGAATCGGTATCGCGAGCGCCATGAGGCCGATCCTCAACGCGGGCGGCGCGGGCCTGCCGGACGGCCCCCTGGTCATCTCCACGGACGCGCTCCTGCGCTCCCTCCTGGTCGGCGTCGGCGTCACCGTGCTCGCCGCCTGGCTGCCGGCCCGCAAGGCCGCGAAGGTCGCACCGGTGGAGGCACTGACCACCGTCGACCTGACGCCGCCCAGGCGCAGCCTGGTGCTCCGCAACAGCCTGGGCGCTCTGTTCACCGGCGTCGGTCTCCTCACCATGCTGTACGTCTCCACGCGGAAGAACGGAGCCGACAGCAACCTCGAGGCCGCCGCACTCGGCTGCGCGCTCATGCTGACCGGCATGATCGTGATCGCACCGCTGCTGTCCCGGCCGCTGGTGCGGCTCGCGGGCGCGGCCACCACCCGGCTCTTCGGCGTCAGCGGCAAACTCGCCAAGGAGAACGCGCTGCGCAACCCGCGACGCACCGCCGCCACCGCCTCCGCCCTGATGATCGGGCTCACCCTGATCACGAGCCTGAGCGTGACCGGCAGCTCCATGAACGCCGCTCTCAAGACGGCGGCGGTAGCGGGCCTGACCGCGGACTACAAGGTGTCCATCAGCGGCGCCGCCACCATCGACCCCGCACTCGCCGCGAAGGTCGCCCAAGTCCCGGGTGTCGCCGAGTCGGTGCCCGTCGCCTCCGCGGCCCTGGTCGCGCGGGGCAAGGGCGCCACGCTCACCGGCGCGGACCCGCAACTGCTCGCCAAGGTCTCCTCCTTGAGGTTCAGCAGCGGCTCGCTCGCCGATCTCGGCCCCGGCCGGATCGCCCTCTCCGACCGGCTGGCCAAGGACACCGGCCTGTCGAAGGGCGACACCTTCCAAGGCACGGTGGGCGGCAGCAGGAACAAGAAGGAACTGACCGTTGTGGCCGTCTACCGGCAGACCCGCGCCTTCGGCGGCGCCATCGGCACCATGGACGACGTCCTGCCGCACGCGTTCGTCACGGGAAAGCTCGACAGCATCCTGGTCAGGGCCGCGTCCGACCGGAACGCCAGCGGCCTGGAGCAGGACATCCGCCAGGCCCTCGGCAACAGTCCGCTCCTGCGGGTGCAGAACCAGGACCAGTTGACGAAGGAGCAGTCCGGCGAGGGCGATGCCATGCTCAACATGATGTACGGCCTGCTCGGCATGACCGTCGTCATCGCGGTGTTCGGCGTCATCAACACCCTGGCCATGTCGGTCTTCGAGCGGACCCGGGAGATCGGGCTGCTGCGCGCGATCGGCCTCGACAACAGGGGCGTCAAGCAGATGGTGCGCCTGGAATCGGTGGTGATCTCGCTGTTCGGCACGGCCCTGGGCATCGGCACGGGGATCTTCCTGGCCTGGGCCTGCGGCAGCCTCAGCACATCCACGCTTCCGCAGTACGAGACCGTACTGCCCTGGGCACGGCTCGCCCTGCTCCTGCTGCTCGGCCCGGCGATCGGGGTGCTCGCGGCACTCTGGCCGGCCCGGCGGGCGGCCCGCCTGAACATGCTGCGAGCGATCGGCGCGCAGTAG